The Sphingobacterium lactis sequence ACCGGAAAGTTACTTAGAATCGCTTAGACAGCTTGACGAAAACAGTAAGCAAAGGCTTTACTATGGAAACTGGGAGTATGACGACGATCCGGCAGCATTGATAGATTTTAGAAAGCTACAGGACATCTTTACAAATGATTTCGCTCATGGTGGTTTGATGTATATAACTGCTGATATAGCGAGGTATGGAAGGGATAAGACTGTTATAGGTGTATGGTGTGGTTATAGGTTGATTAAAATAGTGGAATTTGGCAAAAACAGCATCACCGAAGCTGCCGATAAAATCAAAGAACTTGCTAAGGAATATGAAGTTCCTTTGTCGCATATAATTGTTGATGACGATGGTGTGGGTGGTGGAGTAGTCGACATTTTAAAATGTGAGGGTTTTGTTAACAATTCTCGACCGCTTGATAATCCAGAAACAATGGAGCAAGAAAATTACATGAACCTCAAGAGCCAAATGTACTATGCCTTAGCAAAATGCATCAATGAATCTAAAATATGGATTGATATTTCCGACGGAGGAATCCAGGATATAATTGTTCAGGAGTTAGAGCAAGTCAAGCAACATAACATGGATAAGGATGGTAAAAAGCAAGTATTACCAAAAGAAGTAGTAAAAGAACTGTTGGGTAGATCACCTGACTACGCAGATATGATAATGATGAGAATGTGGTTTGAGTATAGATTTAAATTCGAGTTTTATGTTCGATAAAGATAAAGTGATAGTATTTGGATTAAGACTGTTGCTCATGGCTTTGGTTAGTTATGGGCTTCATTCGTTTGTATTGGTCGATCTAAACGTATTTGATTGGTCTATCCTTGCTAGAATAACCTATTTAACCCTAACAGCAGTATTTATGGTATTAATCAATTTAAAGCAATCAAATGGCTAGTTTCGGGCAATACGTCAATAAGGCATTAGGTTTCAATCCCCAAAAGAGGGAATACGAGAACCAGTTAAATGCTATCCTATACGGTAACCTTATCAACTTCAAGGATGTGGTTTTCTACAACTACTGTAGGGAGGACTTTATCCTAAAAGGGTACAAATCCAATGCAGAGGTCTATTCCATCGTTAAGAAGATCGTGGATAAGCTTTCATTCGCTCCATTGTACCTATACGAGGAAAAGGAAGATAATAAAAGCTTAAGGTACAAAAGCTGTAAGAAGTCGGTGGATAAGGTTGAACACGCTAAATACAACATCTATCGAACTAAGGCACTCGATTTTGTCAATGACAACAACAACTTTTCAAAGCTGATCGAGCAACCAAACGAGCATCAGTCATGGAATGAGCTTATTGAACTGTTCCGCATATTCTACTTTGTACAGGGTGAAGCGTTCCTATATAGGGAAACGGCAGACGATAGCGATATCGCATTATCTATCCATGTATGTCCGGCTAACCTTATGGAGCCGGTATTCGGAGGAACGATAAACGATCCTATCACAGGTTGGAAGCTTAATCTATTGAACGGTCAGATACGAAAATTGGATGCGAAGGACGTTTTTCAATTGAAGATGGCAAATCCCGAATTTGATTCTATGGGTAGCCAACTTAGGGGAATGTCACCACTACAGGCAGGACAAAAGTATCTCCAGTTAGATGATACGGCAGTAAAGGCTTGGTTAAACAGTACGGTCAACGAGGGGGCAAAGGGATTGATCAGTCCTAACCATGCAGATCCTAAGTTATGGCTTACACCTAATCAGGTTGATAGCTTACAGAACAGCATCGAGGAAAAGATACATGGTGCGGAGAACAAAAACAAGATCGTTGCATCGGCTATGCCTATCCAATATACTGCCATCGGATTAAGCCCACAGGCATTGGCAATCGTTGATGGTCTTAAGTACTCCAATGTAAAGCTATGTGATTTATGGGGTGTTCCTCCGGTACTGTTCGATCCTAACCCTACCTATCAGAACATGAAGGAAGCAAAGGAAAGATTCGTTAACGAGGTTATCATTCCATATCTGAATAAAGAAGAAGAAGGACTTAACAGATGGCTTACAGAGCCTTTCAAACGTGCTGATAAGAAGAACTATGTATTGGATTATGACACGAGCGTTTACGATGAATTGAAGCTTGATTTAGAGGAAAGGAGAGCATTGAGTGAAATCTTATCCATCAATGAAATGCGAGTACTGGAAGGATGGGAAGAGATTGAGGACAGCGATGCAGCCAATCAGGTATTCATTGCATCGGGTAAAGTTCCTTTGAATGAATTTGATATGGGATTAACATTAAATGATGATTTAAATAAATAGATATGAGCAAATTAAGTGTAAACCTATCCTTTGAGGTGTTAAACGTTGAAATTATAGCAAACGTTAAGGTATGTGACGAAATAAAGCAAATAAATATTGCTACTATGTCATACGAAGATTTTGAAAAGAATTTCTGTTATGATGACGGCGATGAAATCAAGGAAAAGAAATCGTTGAAGGAATTAGTTGATGATAAAGTGTCTAAACAAAGCGTTGTTGAATTTAAGGCGCAATCCAGTCCTATAAATTTAGATATGGTTAAAGATAGATCAGCACGAATACAATAAATAAATGAACCCAAAACTACAACTAAGAAGATACGCAAGAGCAGAGGACAGAAAGCTTAAGGCATACGAGAAGAAGTATGCAAAATCAATCCTACGTGTCCTTAACCACCAACTTGATGAAGCAATCCGAAACCTTCAATCAGGGGCTATCTTCTTAGATGTAAGTATGAACGATGTACTATC is a genomic window containing:
- a CDS encoding phage terminase large subunit, whose translation is MIRLLPKQENAVYYLNDKVTNEVLYGGAAGGGKSAFGCMWLIQNCQKYPKSRWLMGRSKLKTLKETTLNTFFDICAQLGVSDQFHYNQQSGVITHLNGSEIILKDLFLYPSDPNFDSLGSLEITGAFIDECNQIVFKAWQIVKSRIRYKLKEFGLIPKMLGSCNPAKNWTYSQFYHPFRKKELKPYRKFIQALPTDNPHLPESYLESLRQLDENSKQRLYYGNWEYDDDPAALIDFRKLQDIFTNDFAHGGLMYITADIARYGRDKTVIGVWCGYRLIKIVEFGKNSITEAADKIKELAKEYEVPLSHIIVDDDGVGGGVVDILKCEGFVNNSRPLDNPETMEQENYMNLKSQMYYALAKCINESKIWIDISDGGIQDIIVQELEQVKQHNMDKDGKKQVLPKEVVKELLGRSPDYADMIMMRMWFEYRFKFEFYVR
- a CDS encoding phage portal protein codes for the protein MASFGQYVNKALGFNPQKREYENQLNAILYGNLINFKDVVFYNYCREDFILKGYKSNAEVYSIVKKIVDKLSFAPLYLYEEKEDNKSLRYKSCKKSVDKVEHAKYNIYRTKALDFVNDNNNFSKLIEQPNEHQSWNELIELFRIFYFVQGEAFLYRETADDSDIALSIHVCPANLMEPVFGGTINDPITGWKLNLLNGQIRKLDAKDVFQLKMANPEFDSMGSQLRGMSPLQAGQKYLQLDDTAVKAWLNSTVNEGAKGLISPNHADPKLWLTPNQVDSLQNSIEEKIHGAENKNKIVASAMPIQYTAIGLSPQALAIVDGLKYSNVKLCDLWGVPPVLFDPNPTYQNMKEAKERFVNEVIIPYLNKEEEGLNRWLTEPFKRADKKNYVLDYDTSVYDELKLDLEERRALSEILSINEMRVLEGWEEIEDSDAANQVFIASGKVPLNEFDMGLTLNDDLNK